Below is a window of Pseudoalteromonas undina DNA.
TTGACCTTTAAGCCAAAGATCGCTGGTGGTTTCCCAGAATGTCTTTGCTTGTGCGGCCATCATGCCAAAGCGGGTTGGCGTACCAAACGCAAGCCCATCACATGCAACTAAATCGTCTTTACTGATCACAATGTCATGCGGGTTTTTAGCTACAAACGTACGCAGCAAGGCGGTTGCGCCTTGTTGTTCTATTGATTCTGCTATTTCATGCGCCATGGCTTCTACCGAGCCATGGCTTGAGTGGTACAGCACCACGATGGTTGTGCTCATTATAGAACGCTTAATACGTTTTCAGGCGGGCGACCTAGTGCTGCTTTATTGTTATTTACTACAATTGGGCGCTCAATTAGTTTTGGGTTTTCGACCATAGCGTCAATAAGCACCGACTCGCTATTTTCATCTTTTAAATTCAGTGCTTTATATTGTTCTTCTTTGGTGCGCATTAAATCTCGGGCCGAATTAAACCCCAGTTGAGAAACTAAGGTACTAATTTGCTCATGAGAAAGCGGTGTTTTTAAGTATTCAACAACACTCGGTTCGATGTTTTTACTTTGTAATAGGTTAA
It encodes the following:
- the arsC gene encoding arsenate reductase (glutaredoxin) (This arsenate reductase requires both glutathione and glutaredoxin to convert arsenate to arsenite, after which the efflux transporter formed by ArsA and ArsB can extrude the arsenite from the cell, providing resistance.), which codes for MSVTIYHNPRCSKSRETLNLLQSKNIEPSVVEYLKTPLSHEQISTLVSQLGFNSARDLMRTKEEQYKALNLKDENSESVLIDAMVENPKLIERPIVVNNNKAALGRPPENVLSVL